The following are from one region of the Aspergillus chevalieri M1 DNA, chromosome 1, nearly complete sequence genome:
- a CDS encoding leucine-rich repeat domain-containing protein (COG:S;~EggNog:ENOG410PKC5;~InterPro:IPR001611,IPR032675;~PFAM:PF13855;~go_function: GO:0005515 - protein binding [Evidence IEA]) translates to MEKLNTEDGQLFIKNLASFVRTHEKALANALQLRRTQSAHVSTTSSSSGGALSSTSSTLASALSFGALKLGSQGIKPAKLTLTPHHLFYLLSRFEDLSISVGPMSVRLENIHNDVSQSYVSFLNKPQRSRGDRDSIHSVSSVRSVMSGMSALWSSFGISKDSSTKSEKAKAALEADLKYLYSAFTKIPCLRLAPDHRARLIRGYEEFPFDTAVPLHSFKNLSALEIIDIDYRSFFGWDRLSEQLRTLTIKRANLEDPADLLTGIVLDDIDKRRRRSSKAQGHSPTLSSSGNGHSQMVRPEWTGSLSVPNSPVAETALGSSTSPQAASMLRVGSEGSQGRTRTESNSPTRPASSRHSIQRHTRHSRIRRTGSGSSNSSENSGHYRSSSSSNLLLSTTLPPSKWRFLRHLGLPDNSLTTISTNSLAPVANTLHSLDLSSNLFTDVPDSLASLIALRALNLSHCMIESLHSLSRNPLPAITALNLRGNRLRSLAGIERLLSLERLDLRDNLLTDPMEIARLTCLPEIREIWISGNPFVKTYSGNRVVIFNLFRRTPGYSVDIIIDGTGPGYTERKHLVERVAEPEGAPVIRAPVADHSAIVSKSPSTAVAQQAPVPVARPGQAPEEVRGNACDVGAPRRRANRRRIVDVPKNHKEKPLKDGKSDSGTTVTPVLSTIQHVQVPNEPRLAAASDRQWKSDGGSQGGHHQSQSNHERPGDAGTTAQTPHHGADWNMEGDLYIRQLEALRQEVWFNALGDRSRPREVSIPRTGTPLDESTRIPADTIPRACSNQIIIGGDRT, encoded by the exons ATGGAGAAACTAAACACTGAGGACGGACAACTCTTCATAAAG AATCTCGCCAGCTTCGTCCGCACCCATGAAAAGGCGCTAGCCAATGCCCTGCAGCTGAGACGCACACAATCCGCTCATGTCTCAACAACATCCTCCAGCTCGGGGGGTGCCCTCTCCTCGACCTCTTCGACTCTGGCATCAGCGTTGTCTTTTGGGGCATTGAAGCTTGGCTCCCAAGGCATCAAGCCCGCGAAACTTACACTGACCCCCCATCACCTGTTTTACCTCCTCTCCCGCTTCGAGGATCTCTCCATCTCCGTTGGTCCCATGAGTGTCCGACTGGAAAACATCCATAACGATGTATCCCAATCCTACGTCTCCTTCCTGAACAAGCCCCAACGGTCCAGAGGTGATAGAGACTCCATCCACTCAGTATCAAGTGTCCGTAGTGTCATGTCTGGTATGAGTGCCCTCTGGTCGTCATTTGGAATCTCCAAAGACTCCTCGACCAAATCCGAAAAAGCCAAGGCTGCCCTCGAAGCGGACCTCAAGTACCTCTACTCTGCTTTTACCAAGATACCCTGTTTGCGTTTAGCCCCTGACCACCGCGCCCGTCTTATCCGCGGTTATGAAGAATTCCCTTTTGACACGGCTGTGCCGCTCCATTCCTTCAAAAATTTGAGTGCGTTAGAAATTATTGATATAGACTACCGCTCCTTCTTTGGCTGGGATCGATTATCGGAGCAGCTGCGAACCCTGACGATCAAGAGAGCCAACCTCGAAGACCCTGCGGACCTGCTCACTGGCATCGTATTGGACGATATCGACAAGCGTCGTCGCCGGTCATCCAAAGCCCAGGGTCACTCCCCGACGCTGAGCTCCAGTGGAAATGGTCACTCCCAAATGGTCCGCCCTGAGTGGACCGGATCGCTTTCCGTTCCAAACTCCCCGGTCGCTGAGACGGCCCTTGGATCGAGCACGAGTCCGCAGGCAGCCTCTATGCTCCGTGTTGGGTCAGAAGGTTCCCAGGGCCGCACCCGCACTGAAAGCAATTCCCCAACACGTCCCGCCAGTTCGAGGCACTCGATCCAGCGCCATACCCGGCATTCGCGGATTAGGCGGACCGGTTCTGGTAGTTCTAATTCTAGCGAGAACTCGGGTCATTATCGAAGCTCGAGCTCCTCCAAtctcctcctctccaccaCTCTTCCCCCCTCGAAATGGCGATTCCTCCGGCATCTGGGACTGCCGGATAACTCCCTGACAACCATCAGCACCAACAGTCTTGCCCCTGTAGCGAATACCCTGCATTCTCTGGATCTCTCATCGAATCTGTTCACCGATGTCCCCGACAGTTTAGCATCCCTGATCGCATTGCGAGCCCTAAACCTGTCGCATTGTATGATTGAATCCCTGCACTCCTTGTCCCGAAACCCTCTCCCCGCAATCACAGCCCTCAACCTCCGTGGCAACCGTCTCCGCTCGCTCGCGGGAATTGAACGTCTTCTTTCATTGGAAAGATTGGATCTGCGGGACAACCTGCTGACCGACCCAATGGAGATTGCCCGACTCACCTGTCTCCCTGAAATACGAGAGATCTGGATCTCGGGCAATCCATTTGTGAAGACATATTCCGGCAATCGTGTCGTTATTTTCAACCTGTTCCGCCGTACGCCGGGCTACTCGgtcgacatcatcatcgacggGACCGGCCCTGGATACACGGAGAGGAAGCACTTGGTTGAACGAGTGGCGGAGCCGGAGGGCGCTCCGGTCATCCGGGCGCCTGTCGCGGACCATTCGGCGATTGTGAGCAAGTCCCCTAGCACTGCCGTGGCACAACAAGCGCCCGTCCCGGTTGCTCGACCGGGTCAAGCGCCGGAGGAAGTGCGAGGTAATGCATGCGACGTTGGAGCTCCGCGACGGAGGGCCAACCGACGACGAATCGTCGATGTGCCCAAAAACCACAAGGAGAAACCACTCAAGGATGGCAAAAGCGATTCAGGTACGACCGTGACTCCTGTCCTTTCCACCATCCAGCATGTCCAGGTACCCAATGAACCGCGACTTGCAGCGGCTTCAGACCGTCAATGGAAATCTGATGGTGGTTCCCAGGGCGGACATCACCAGTCCCAATCGAATCACGAGAGACCTGGTGATGCGGGCACGACGGCGCAAACGCCGCACCATGGTGCCGATTGGAACATGGAAGGGGACCTCTACATACGCCAACTTGAGGCTCTCCGTCAGGAGGTTTGGTTCAACGCGCTTGGTGATCGCAGCAGACCAAGGGAAGTCAGTATACCACGCACAGGAACGCCTCTGGACGAATCCACGAGGATTCCAGCGGACACTATCCCCAGGGCTTGCAGCAACCAGATTATCATTGGTGGTGACCGcacataa
- a CDS encoding patatin-like phospholipase domain-containing protein (COG:I;~EggNog:ENOG410PGZQ;~InterPro:IPR021771,IPR016035,IPR002641;~PFAM:PF11815,PF01734;~TransMembrane:1 (i84-110o);~go_function: GO:0004806 - triglyceride lipase activity [Evidence IEA];~go_process: GO:0006629 - lipid metabolic process [Evidence IEA]): MASAEKLTDARNPYDPSALPDYDNEFIDPDDLRQFEKALNAPEASPLVAINDWRPINQRVRKLNNKNNKRRKPRRSKDETREGVLYTLLKWPFLFTVFAWISVLSFIYVLTRWYIFIYEQWVTWRGKRQRLRHELSTKTNYADWLKAAQALDAYLGNARWKEVDEYAYYDHLTINKVVAQLKKSRKDAEWEMQNGKTSTGESAIEELCILLEACVKNNFSGVENPRLYSETYSGTKDLVQEYVDEVNACIRLVEDSQQITSDEKYQHFKHLDTNLGRTALCLSGGATFAYYHFGVVKALLENGVLPEIITGTSGGALVAGLVATRTDEELKQLLVPALAHRIRACHENFPTWFRRWWRTGARFDTLDWARQCSWFCRGSTTFREAYERTGRVLNVSCVPSDPHSPTILANYLTSPDCVIWSAVLASAAVPGILNPVVLMTKKRDGTLAPYSFGHKWKDGSLRTDIPIKALNLHFNVNFTIVSQVNPHINLFFFSSRGSVGRPVTHRKGRGWRGGFLGSAIEQYIKLDLNKWLRVLRHLELLPRPMGQDWSEIWLQKFNGTVTIWPKSIPSDFYHILSDPSVERLARLIHVGQQSAFPKIQFIKNRLKIEGEIVKGLRQHSRTGDQLMSPLLHRRQTSSEQEPADPMVNHVNRKIAERWSNYKDESRYVETSESGSTGSSRIPSPTPRRGSRQLLEEMRRQSAVFFDDAIYGEEDAVGPAE; the protein is encoded by the exons ATGGCATCGGCGGAGAAATTAACGGACGCTCGCAATCCCTACGATCCCTCCGCCCTACCAGACTACGACAACGAATTCATCGACCCCGATGATCTGCGACAATTCGAGAAAGCGTTAAACGCCCCCGAAGCCTCTCCCCTGGTCGCCATCAACGATTGGCGACCTATCAACCAACGAGTCCGGAAATTGAACAATAAAAACAATAAACGTAGGAAGCCCCGACGGAGCAAGGATGAGACCAGGGAAGGGGTTCTTTACACGCTGTTGAAGTGGCCGTTTCTCTTCACTGTGTTTGCCTGGATCTCCGTGCTCAGTTTTATATACGTTCTGACGCGGTGGTATATCTTTATATATGAGCAGTGGGTTACGTGGAGGGGAAAAAGGCAACGACTACGACACGAGTTGTCCACGAAGACGAATTATGCGGATTGGTTGAAGGCCGCGCAAGCGCTTGACGCGTATCTGGGCAATGCGAGATGGAAGGAGGTGGATGAATACGCATACTACGACCATCTTACGATCAACAAGGTCGTTGCACAGTTGAAGAAGTCAAGGAAGGATGCGGAATGGGAGATGCAGAATGGGAAGACGAGCACGGGCGAGTCTGCAATCGAAGAGCTGTGTATTCTTCTGGAAGCGTGTGTCAAGAACAACTTCTCCGGGGTTGAGAACCCGCGGTTGTACAGTGAAACGTACTCCGGGACCAAGGATCTGGTGCAGGAATACGTTGACGAGGTTAATGCTTGTATCAGGTTAGTGGAGGACAGCCAGCAGATTACAAGTGATGAGAAGTACCAGCACTTTAAACATTTGGACACAAATCTTGGTCGCACGGCGCTTTGCTTGTCAGGGGGAGCTACGTTTGCGTACTACCATTTCGGTGTGGTCAAGGCATTGCTCGAAAATGGCGTTCTTCCAGAGATCATCACAGGAACCTCAGGAGGCGCACTGGTCGCTGGATTGGTCGCTACAAGGACAGATGAGGAGTTGAAACAACTTCTTGTTCCCGCCTTAGCTCATCGGATAAGAGCGTGCCACGAAAATTTTCCAACTTGGTTCCGCCGCTGGTGGCGCACCGGTGCACGGTTCGACACTTTGGATTGGGCTCGTCAATGCAGCTGGTTCTGCAGAGGCTCTACCACGTTTCGCGAAGCGTATGAAAGAACAGGACGTGTTCTGAATGTGAGCTGTGTGCCGTCTGACCCTCACTCGCCTACGATTCTTGCAAATTATCTCACGTCGCCCGATTGTGTCATTTGGAGTGCCGTGCTAGCTTCTGCGGCAGTCCCTGGTATTCTGAATCCTGTGGTCCTAATGACCAAGAAGCGCGATGGCACACTTGCGCCGTACTCTTTTGGACACAAGTGGAAGGATGGCAGCCTACGGACTGATATACCGATCAAAGCATTGAATTTGCATTTCAACGTCAACTTTACCATCGTTTCGCAG GTTAATCCCCACATtaatctctttttcttcagcTCTCGGGGATCAGTGGGACGACCAGTCACCCATCGAAAGGGTCGCGGATGGCGCGGTGGTTTCCTAGGCTCTGCTATTGAGCAGTATATCAAGCTAGACCTAAACAAGTGGCTTAGAGTTCTCCGGCACCTTGAGCTACTGCCACGCCCAATGGGCCAAGACTGGAGCGAGATCTGGCTTCAGAAATTCAACGGAACCGTCACCATTTGGCCGAAGAGCATTCCCTCCGACTTCTACCATATTCTTTCCGATCCCAGCGTTGAGCGCCTGGCACGCCTGATCCATGTGGGTCAGCAAAGCGCCTTCCCGAAAATCCAATTCATCAAGAACAGATTAAAAATCGAGGGTGAGATCGTCAAAGGACTTCGGCAGCATTCTCGCACCGGTGACCAGTTAATGTCCCCTCTCCTGCATCGCCGTCAAACGTCGAGCGAGCAAGAACCGGCCGATCCAATGGTCAATCATGTCAACCGCAAAATTGCAGAGCGATGGTCTAACTACAAGGATGAATCTCGGTATGTCGAGACGTCGGAAAGCGGCTCGACTGGTTCTTCTCGTATTCCAAGTCCCACGCCCCGTCGGGGAAGTAGACAGTTACTTGAGGAGATGCGACGGCAATCTGCCGTTTTCTTTGACGATGCTATTTACGGTGAAGAAGATGCTGTTGGTCCAGCTGAGTAA
- a CDS encoding uncharacterized protein (COG:S;~EggNog:ENOG410PKHJ;~InterPro:IPR007325,IPR037175;~PFAM:PF04199;~go_function: GO:0004061 - arylformamidase activity [Evidence IEA];~go_process: GO:0019441 - tryptophan catabolic process to kynurenine [Evidence IEA]): protein MPKPPFDSLPLQKDGPPGNAWGLFGPSDECGMLNLLTPEKTLAAPQEIQKGIRISTDWPLDAMARPCFGRAPFKQTIKNKAPREVNDDTLEFNTQSSSQWDGFRHYAYQDARVYFGGRTLGDVLGGKGIGIHAWAEKGGIIGRGVLLDYASWADANNIPIDHFTPTTITVSTLQEIAKSQGTTLQEGDILFIRSGWTRAYTHLSDSQAQALADIPVPPAIGLESSEETLRWLWETAFAAVAGDMPSMEAWPCQDKRFWLHEWLLAGWGMPIGELFDLERLSVVCKGEGRWSFFFSSVPLKVPGGVASPPNGVAIL from the exons ATGCCCAAACCCCCCTTCGACTCCCTTCCCCTTCAGAAAGACGGCCCCCCAGGCAACGCCTGGGGCCTTTTCGGCCCTTCCGACGAATGCGGAATGCTCAACCTCCTAACCCCAGAAAAGACACTCGCTGCTCCTCAAGAGATACAGAAAGGAATCCGTATCTCCACAGACTGGCCGCTGGACGCGATGGCGAGACCGTGCTTTGGGCGCGCGCCGTTCAAACAGACAATTAAGAATAAAGCGCCGAGGGAGGTGAATGATGATACGTTGGAGTTTAATACGCAGAGCAGTTCGCAGTGGGATGGTTTTCGGCATTATGCGTATCAGGATGCGAGGGTTTATTTCGGTGGAAGGACGTTGGGGGATGTGCTTGGGGGAAAGGGGATTGGGATTCATG CATGGGCTGAAAAAGGAGGCATCATCGGCCGCGGCGTCCTCCTCGACTACGCCTCCTGGGCCGACGCAAACAACATCCCCATCGACCACTTCACACCCACAACCATCACAGTCTCCACTCTGCAAGAGATCGCAAAATCACAAGGCACAACCCTACAAGAAGGcgatatcctcttcatccgcTCTGGCTGGACCCGCGCCTACACTCATCTCTCAGACTCCCAGGCCCAAGCCCTAGCAGACATCCCTGTGCCGCCCGCCATCGGACTCGAGTCCTCAGAGGAGACGTTACGATGGCTTTGGGAGACGGCGTTTGCAGCTGTGGCGGGGGATATGCCGAGTATGGAGGCATGGCCATGTCAGGATAAGAGGTTTTGGTTGCACGAGTGGTTGTTGGCGGGGTGGGGGATGCCGATTGGGGAGTTGTTTGATTTGGAGAGGTTGAGTGTGGTTTGtaagggggaggggaggtGGTCATTTTTCTTTAGTAGTGTGCCGTTGAAG GTTCCTGGAGGCGTTGCTAGTCCTCCGAATGGGGTTGCTATTCTATAG
- a CDS encoding uncharacterized protein (COG:T;~EggNog:ENOG410PPDT;~InterPro:IPR000719,IPR011009,IPR001245;~PFAM:PF07714,PF00069;~go_function: GO:0004672 - protein kinase activity [Evidence IEA];~go_function: GO:0005524 - ATP binding [Evidence IEA];~go_process: GO:0006468 - protein phosphorylation [Evidence IEA]) has protein sequence MSSYEMHLHDTHPDYDNLQHPTQHNIINIGRFTTTHKLNEKIVRKLPTDKSNPINVQALDIESRIYHHLGEHKHIARCLRCCEEYIDLRYEPYGDLQAFLRREGATGKVDDAFRYGVARQTIEAVAFIHQKNIIHSDLSARQFLVDEKKNIRLSDFGGSSLHGSDAMVIEGPTHYMPRGEREPNSVQSDIFALGSTLYEILVGKMPYEEKPDEDIRRLYSEKVFPLDQIGHEGWREAVRKCWMGEYKSADYVLRDMSKHHHTLTKELSKVKHALEG, from the exons ATGTCCAGCTATGAGATGCACCTA CACGACACCCACCCCGACTACGACAACCTCCAACACCCAACCCAACACAACATAATCAACATCGGCCGCTTCACAACAACCCACAAACTAAACGAAAAAATTGTCCGCAAACTCCCCACCGACAAATCAAACCCCATAAACGTCCAAGCCCTCGACATCGAATCCCGCATCTACCATCATCTCGGTGAACACAAGCACATAGCGCGATGTCTACGGTGCTGCGAGGAGTATATTGATCTACGATATGAGCCATATGGGGATTTGCAGGCGTTTTTGAGGAGGGAAGGGGCCACTGGGAAGGTGGATGATGCGTTTAGGTATGGAGTTGCGAGGCAGACGATTGAGGCGGTTGCGTTTATTCATCAAAAGAACATCATTCATTCGGATCTGTCGGCAAGACAATTCCTCGTcgatgaaaagaaaaacatcCGGTTGAGTGATTTTGGGGGATCGTCGTTACATGGCTCTGATGCTATGGTCATTGAGGGGCCTACGCATTACATGCCGAGGGGTGAGAGGGAGCCGAATAGTGTGCAGAGTGATATATTTGCGCTTGGGTCGACGCTTTATGAGATACTAGTTGGGAAAATGCCATACGAGGAGAAACCGGATGAGGACATTAGGAGGCTTTATTCAGAGAAAGTGTTTCCGTTAGATCAGATTGGGCatgagggatggagggaggcTGTGAGGAAATGTTGGATGGGGGAGTATAAATCTGCGGATTATGTGCTTAGAGATATGTCGAAGCATCATCATACTCTTACTAAGGAGCTTTCCAAGGTGAAGCATGCCCTTGAGGGTTGA
- a CDS encoding uncharacterized protein (COG:H;~EggNog:ENOG410PKET;~InterPro:IPR002830;~go_function: GO:0016831 - carboxy-lyase activity [Evidence IEA]), translating into MPLIQRSIRHLSARILATTSHPQGHKSAAKSFCQYLQELQDENDVLTITKEVDPHLELGSITRRVYENDEKTPLFENLKGHDRAKNNSLFRILGAPVGISKVPGQKFDQIAKSIGLLSTASGQVIIQKINDVKKKAPPPYYRKKSPQDP; encoded by the coding sequence ATGCCACTCATACAACGCTCCATCCGCCATCTCTCAGCCCGGATACTGGCTACTACCTCCCATCCTCAAGGCCATAAGTCCGCCGCGAAAAGCTTCTGCCAATACCTCCAAGAGCTGCAAGACGAGAACGACGTGCTCACTATCACTAAAGAAGTTGATCCACACCTCGAGTTAGGGTCTATAACCCGCAGAGTCTACGAGAATGACGAGAAGACTCCCTTATTCGAGAACCTCAAGGGCCATGATAGAGCCAAGAACAACAGCCTCTTCCGTATCCTCGGGGCACCAGTTGGCATAAGTAAAGTCCCCGGACAGAAATTTGATCAGATTGCAAAGTCTATTGGCCTCCTATCTACCGCATCGGGCCAGGTGATTATCCAGAAGATCAACGATGTGAAGAAAAAAGCCCCCCCCCCATACTATCGAAAGAAGTCCCCTCAGGACCCGTGA
- a CDS encoding uncharacterized protein (COG:H;~EggNog:ENOG410PKET;~InterPro:IPR002830;~go_function: GO:0016831 - carboxy-lyase activity [Evidence IEA]) produces MKDFCIRVGHVVFGSKPGWYIPKLYLVGEDIDPIDLKDVIWAEATRRQAVTNEFLFEEYGNIPLIPYMGHGFKPETGSGHHRKVVRCCMFASEFGDGELRWEEGSFRGSFPADVQKRVEENWKDYGFAG; encoded by the coding sequence ATGAAAGACTTCTGCATAAGAGTCGGCCATGTCGTCTTCGGCTCCAAGCCTGGCTGGTATATCCCCAAGCTCTACCTGGTCGGGGAGGATATCGACCCTATCGACTTGAAGGACGTAATCTGGGCTGAAGCTACGCGGCGTCAAGCTGTTACGAACGAGTTCCTTTTCGAAGAGTACGGGAATATTCCTCTTATCCCGTACATGGGGCACGGGTTTAAGCCTGAGACGGGGAGCGGACATCATCGGAAGGTGGTGAGGTGTTGTATGTTTGCTAGTGAGTTTGGAGATGGGGAGTTGCGTTGGGAGGAGGGGTCTTTTCGGGGGTCATTCCCTGCGGATGTACAGAAGAGGGTGGAAGAGAATTGGAAGGACTATGGGTTTGCTGGCTGA